The proteins below are encoded in one region of Streptomyces marianii:
- a CDS encoding YhjD/YihY/BrkB family envelope integrity protein codes for MPPPRGDLLTALRRTPVSAWHGDVTDWAAALTYYAVLALIPMLLVTVSLTGLADASGTGALIERADALLEEAAGRMPLPATAGPLPGPSQETDPPRDGGVTLVA; via the coding sequence GTGCCGCCCCCGCGGGGCGATCTGCTCACCGCCCTGCGCCGGACGCCGGTGTCCGCCTGGCACGGCGACGTCACCGACTGGGCCGCGGCACTGACGTACTACGCCGTACTGGCGCTGATCCCCATGCTGCTGGTCACCGTGTCGCTCACCGGGCTCGCCGACGCCTCGGGGACCGGTGCCCTGATCGAACGGGCCGACGCGCTGCTGGAGGAGGCGGCGGGGCGGATGCCCCTGCCCGCCACCGCCGGTCCGCTCCCCGGGCCGTCGCAGGAGACCGACCCGCCGAGGGACGGCGGCGTCACCCTCGTCGCCTGA
- a CDS encoding TerD family protein — protein MGVSLAKGGNVSLSKEAPGLSAVLVGLGWDVRTTTGTDFDLDASALLLDDSGKVASNGHFVFYNNLTSPDGSVQHTGDNLTGEGEGDDEQIKVNLATVPADVTRIVFPVSIHDAEARSQSFGQVRNAFIRVVNQAGGAELARYDLSEDASTETAMVFGELYRSGDEWKFRAVGQGYASGLAGIVSDFGVAV, from the coding sequence ATGGGCGTGAGCCTCGCCAAGGGCGGCAACGTGTCACTGAGCAAGGAGGCACCGGGCCTGAGCGCGGTCCTGGTCGGACTGGGCTGGGACGTCCGCACGACCACCGGCACCGACTTCGACCTCGATGCGAGCGCACTGCTCCTGGACGACTCGGGCAAGGTCGCCTCGAACGGGCACTTCGTCTTCTACAACAACCTCACCAGCCCCGACGGCTCCGTCCAGCACACCGGCGACAACCTCACCGGCGAGGGCGAGGGAGACGACGAGCAGATCAAGGTGAACCTCGCCACGGTGCCCGCCGACGTCACCAGGATCGTCTTCCCGGTGTCCATCCACGATGCCGAGGCCCGCAGCCAGAGCTTCGGCCAGGTCCGCAACGCCTTCATCCGCGTCGTCAACCAGGCGGGCGGGGCCGAGCTGGCCCGCTACGACCTCTCCGAGGACGCCTCCACCGAGACCGCCATGGTGTTCGGGGAGCTGTACCGCAGCGGCGACGAGTGGAAGTTCCGTGCCGTGGGCCAGGGTTACGCCTCGGGACTGGCCGGCATCGTCTCCGACTTCGGCGTGGCGGTCTGA
- a CDS encoding STAS domain-containing protein, whose product MSPMEQNLDVEVEIHDPGTALVTIRGELDVDTATLLHHHLANQALHGRRHLVLDLSAVGFMDSSGLNVLIRATREIRATGGDLHLAAPAPPVAKLFDLTGLSLTTAVHEDVEAALTAVARAGARP is encoded by the coding sequence ATGTCCCCCATGGAACAGAACCTGGACGTCGAGGTCGAGATCCACGACCCCGGCACGGCGTTGGTGACGATCCGCGGCGAACTGGACGTCGACACGGCGACGCTCCTCCACCACCACCTGGCGAACCAGGCCCTCCACGGCCGCCGTCACCTCGTGCTGGACCTGTCCGCCGTGGGCTTCATGGACTCCTCCGGACTGAACGTGCTGATACGGGCCACCCGCGAGATCCGGGCGACGGGCGGCGATCTGCACCTGGCCGCACCCGCACCGCCCGTCGCCAAGCTGTTCGACCTCACGGGCCTGAGCCTGACGACGGCGGTCCACGAGGACGTCGAGGCGGCGCTCACCGCCGTGGCGCGGGCGGGGGCACGGCCGTGA
- a CDS encoding MarR family transcriptional regulator, whose translation MDANHSASGPRRRDDPAVGHEFVELLEALWTRGREVPYAPVSASQLRVLYTLDRDEGINLRTLGELLGSAPPSVSRLCDRLEALGFVRRLPSQVSRRELELHLTSRGRTYLQELRSRRDASLLEVIAAMTPAAARSLLLGLSGFRDALGETGSAPGLRPADNARSA comes from the coding sequence ATGGACGCGAACCACTCTGCTTCCGGGCCTCGCCGGCGCGACGACCCGGCGGTGGGCCACGAGTTCGTCGAACTTCTCGAGGCCCTGTGGACACGGGGCCGTGAGGTGCCCTACGCCCCGGTCTCCGCGTCGCAGCTCCGCGTCCTCTACACCCTCGACCGCGACGAGGGGATCAACCTCCGCACCCTGGGCGAGCTGCTGGGATCGGCCCCTCCCTCCGTCAGCCGGCTCTGCGACCGGCTCGAGGCACTCGGCTTCGTCCGGCGCCTCCCCAGCCAGGTGAGCAGGCGCGAGCTGGAGCTCCATCTGACCAGCCGCGGCCGGACCTACCTGCAGGAGCTGCGAAGCCGCAGGGACGCGTCGCTGCTCGAAGTGATCGCCGCGATGACTCCGGCCGCGGCCAGGTCCCTCCTCCTGGGCCTGTCGGGCTTCCGGGACGCGCTCGGCGAGACGGGCTCCGCACCGGGGCTGCGCCCGGCCGACAACGCACGTTCCGCCTGA
- a CDS encoding hemolysin family protein — MTEVLLLLVALALTLACAVFVAAEFSLTTVERGELERAARAGDRGAESALKAVKRLTLQLSGAQLGITVTSLVIGMLAESSVSALLRGPLEAVGLPSGAVPTVSTLLGVAISTVVLMVVGELVPKNWAISRPLAVARVVAGPQRGFTAAFGPLIHHLNNTANRIVRRFGLEPAEELASARTPEELIALARHSAREGAIEADSAELFVRTLHLGELTAENVMTPRVDVRALAVQTTATDAANLTLATGLSRFPVYRGSLDEVIGTVHIRDVLALDEDKRPLTPIADLATAPLLVPHSLPVDKLLGRLRRARTMAVIIDEYGGTAGVATVEDIVEEVVGEVRDEHDPHETPDLAPAEPALDGRPVWHADGSVRIDQLREIGFVAPDGPYETLAGLIAMRLERIPTTADRLDVDGWRLAVLHTEHHRADRVRITAPVTVAQSAEETR; from the coding sequence GTGACCGAAGTGCTCCTGCTGCTCGTCGCCCTGGCGCTCACGCTTGCCTGTGCCGTCTTCGTCGCGGCCGAGTTCTCCCTCACCACCGTCGAACGCGGTGAGCTGGAGCGGGCGGCGCGGGCCGGCGACCGGGGCGCCGAGAGCGCCCTCAAGGCCGTGAAACGCCTCACCCTCCAGCTGTCCGGTGCCCAGCTGGGCATCACCGTGACCTCGCTGGTGATCGGCATGCTCGCGGAATCGTCGGTCTCGGCCCTGCTGCGCGGCCCGCTTGAGGCGGTGGGACTGCCCTCCGGCGCCGTCCCGACCGTGTCGACACTGCTCGGCGTCGCGATCTCGACCGTCGTCCTGATGGTGGTCGGCGAGCTCGTGCCCAAGAACTGGGCGATCTCGCGCCCGCTCGCCGTGGCCAGGGTCGTGGCCGGGCCGCAGCGCGGCTTCACCGCCGCCTTCGGACCGCTGATCCACCACCTGAACAACACCGCGAACCGGATCGTGCGCCGCTTCGGGCTGGAGCCCGCCGAGGAGCTGGCGTCGGCCCGTACCCCGGAGGAACTGATCGCGCTCGCGCGGCACTCGGCCCGGGAGGGCGCCATCGAGGCCGACTCGGCCGAGCTGTTCGTCCGCACCCTGCACCTGGGCGAGCTGACCGCGGAGAACGTCATGACACCCCGCGTCGACGTCCGCGCCCTCGCAGTGCAGACCACGGCGACCGACGCGGCGAACCTCACCCTCGCCACCGGTCTGTCCCGGTTCCCGGTCTACCGGGGCAGCCTCGACGAGGTCATCGGCACCGTGCACATCCGCGACGTCCTCGCCCTCGACGAGGACAAGAGGCCGCTCACACCGATAGCCGACCTGGCCACTGCGCCCCTGCTGGTGCCGCACTCGCTGCCCGTGGACAAGCTCCTCGGCCGGCTGCGCAGGGCCCGCACCATGGCCGTGATCATCGACGAGTACGGGGGCACCGCGGGTGTCGCCACCGTCGAGGACATCGTCGAGGAGGTCGTCGGCGAGGTCCGCGACGAGCACGACCCCCACGAGACGCCCGACCTGGCGCCCGCCGAGCCCGCGCTCGACGGCCGTCCGGTGTGGCACGCCGACGGCAGCGTCCGTATCGACCAGCTCCGGGAGATCGGCTTCGTCGCGCCCGACGGCCCGTACGAGACCCTGGCGGGACTGATCGCCATGCGCCTGGAGCGCATTCCGACCACCGCCGACCGCCTCGACGTCGACGGCTGGCGGCTCGCCGTGCTCCACACCGAGCACCACCGTGCCGACCGTGTCCGCATCACCGCCCCCGTCACCGTGGCGCAGAGCGCGGAGGAGACCCGATGA
- a CDS encoding MarR family winged helix-turn-helix transcriptional regulator — protein sequence MSTSPAPHSRRATDAARAACDVIEMLEILWERGRDTASAVSASQLRVLYSLERADGINLRTLGDVLGSAPSSVSRLCDRLEAMGLVERTPSPVSRRELTIRLTGHGRAYLSELRSQREEVLLAAIEAMDPASRAALLEGLHGFRDAVVADGDRSPGPDGAGSARQDGGSAGHA from the coding sequence ATGAGCACGAGTCCGGCTCCACACTCGCGGCGGGCGACCGATGCGGCACGAGCGGCCTGCGACGTCATCGAGATGCTCGAGATCCTGTGGGAGCGGGGCAGGGACACCGCCTCGGCCGTCTCCGCCTCGCAGCTCCGGGTGCTGTACAGCCTGGAGCGCGCCGACGGGATCAATCTGCGCACGCTCGGCGACGTCCTGGGCTCGGCGCCGTCGTCGGTCAGCAGGCTGTGCGACCGGCTGGAGGCCATGGGACTCGTGGAACGCACCCCCAGCCCGGTGAGCCGCAGGGAGCTGACGATCCGCCTGACCGGTCACGGCCGGGCGTACCTCTCGGAGTTGCGCTCCCAGCGCGAGGAGGTCCTGCTGGCGGCGATCGAGGCGATGGACCCCGCGTCCCGAGCGGCGCTGCTCGAGGGTCTCCACGGATTCCGGGACGCCGTGGTGGCCGACGGTGACCGCAGCCCCGGTCCGGACGGCGCCGGGAGCGCACGCCAGGACGGCGGTTCCGCGGGGCACGCGTAG
- a CDS encoding M56 family metallopeptidase: MGVFVFLPLVLPLTAWPIARLAEQHLHPRTATRLLAGVGALMALCSTLCLALIMVVGTAQLPGNPLPDTWSDAAVREAVPYDEVVGKAAIPALVAVAAAAVRTVWRHHRVRRRAERALEGLPPSPVAVLPDDSPYAYALPGGRGPVRGRIVVSTGMLARLDSRERRALFAHERAHLAAGHHRHLLAARLASRANPFLRPLRTAVVYCAERWADEEAAGVIGDRRVTARAVGKAGLVSRGAPFPLAAGFATGPVPRRVAALLGPVPPAGTWPPAFTAAGVALWTAAAGAAVSALSSANSAVVLFLVLKAATPL; the protein is encoded by the coding sequence GTGGGCGTCTTCGTCTTCCTGCCGCTGGTGCTGCCCCTGACGGCCTGGCCGATCGCACGCCTCGCCGAGCAGCATCTGCACCCCCGCACCGCCACGCGTCTCCTGGCCGGGGTCGGCGCCCTGATGGCCCTGTGCAGCACCCTCTGCCTCGCCCTCATCATGGTGGTGGGTACCGCGCAACTGCCGGGCAACCCGCTGCCGGACACCTGGTCCGACGCCGCGGTGCGCGAGGCGGTCCCGTACGACGAGGTCGTCGGCAAGGCCGCCATCCCCGCACTGGTCGCCGTGGCGGCGGCCGCGGTCCGTACGGTGTGGCGGCACCACCGCGTCCGGCGCCGGGCGGAGCGCGCCCTGGAGGGGCTGCCGCCGTCCCCCGTCGCGGTGCTGCCCGACGACTCGCCGTACGCCTACGCCCTGCCCGGCGGCCGGGGCCCGGTGCGCGGCCGGATCGTGGTGTCCACCGGCATGCTGGCCCGTCTCGACTCGCGTGAGCGCCGCGCCCTGTTCGCGCACGAGCGCGCGCATCTGGCCGCGGGCCACCACCGCCATCTCCTCGCGGCCCGGCTGGCCTCCCGCGCCAATCCGTTCCTGCGCCCCCTGCGCACCGCCGTCGTCTACTGCGCGGAGCGCTGGGCGGACGAGGAGGCCGCCGGGGTGATCGGCGACCGGCGCGTGACGGCCAGGGCGGTCGGCAAGGCGGGCCTGGTGTCCCGGGGCGCCCCGTTCCCGCTTGCGGCCGGTTTCGCCACGGGACCCGTGCCGCGGAGGGTCGCCGCTCTGCTGGGGCCGGTGCCGCCCGCCGGGACCTGGCCGCCCGCCTTCACCGCCGCGGGTGTGGCGCTCTGGACCGCCGCGGCGGGGGCGGCGGTGTCCGCGCTGTCGTCGGCGAACTCGGCAGTGGTGCTGTTCCTGGTGCTGAAGGCCGCGACGCCGCTGTGA
- a CDS encoding MarR family winged helix-turn-helix transcriptional regulator translates to MGAAGRDLRAFAVQLRRMNGEMNRLIHGFAATQGLHATDIQALAAILDSDTPLTPGRLREHLGLTSGAVTACLDRLERAGHIRRSRDSTDRRVVHLHYAAHGRAAARAHFQPLAEATARAQEGFSGAELGVVLRFLNAMNEELDRLSGRG, encoded by the coding sequence GTGGGGGCCGCGGGCCGCGACCTGCGGGCGTTCGCGGTGCAACTGCGCCGTATGAACGGCGAGATGAACCGGCTGATCCACGGGTTCGCGGCCACCCAGGGACTGCACGCCACCGACATCCAGGCGCTCGCGGCGATCCTGGACTCCGACACCCCCCTGACCCCCGGGCGCCTGCGGGAGCATCTCGGCCTGACGTCGGGCGCCGTGACGGCCTGCCTCGACCGGCTGGAACGGGCCGGCCACATCCGCAGGTCCCGCGACAGCACGGACCGCCGGGTCGTCCATCTGCACTACGCGGCACATGGCAGGGCCGCGGCCCGGGCGCACTTCCAGCCGCTCGCCGAGGCGACGGCGCGCGCCCAGGAGGGCTTCAGCGGCGCCGAACTGGGCGTCGTCCTGCGCTTCCTGAACGCGATGAACGAGGAACTGGACCGGCTCTCCGGCCGCGGCTGA
- a CDS encoding MMPL family transporter, with protein sequence MSPSSRPARRLVPLLLLAVWLACGAALGPYAGRLGEVATNDQAAFLPRSAESTRAVDAREAFRQDESLPAVVVWTAEGDGVADPAVRRSATEALASLEGTPGTAGAASPALPAEDGRALQGVVQLRPDLGDRLPDVLAAVREAADRVPGTTVHIAGPAATQADLSDAFAGIDGLLLGVALATVLLILLLVYRSLLLPLVVIAGAVLALGLACAVVYALADRDVVRVDGQVQGILSILVIGAATDYALLLTARYREELAGDADRFAAMRAALRRSAGPVVASAATVALGLLALLFSDLTNNRALGPVGAIGIVCAVLSALTFLPAVLVLLGRAAYWPARPKQPAGEGSSARGVWTRVAALVDRAPRKVWAATLAGLLACAAFAPGLVSKGVPLDEIFVNDAPSVTAQAVLGEHFPGGSGNPAVVIADAGRVGDVTAAAAATDGVDSAAPATASGRPGAGEPLVADGKVRIDVTLKDAADSDAAKDTVVRLRDAVHAVPGADALVGGYTAQQYDTQRTAERDRLLIVPVVLVVILAILVALLRSVLVPVLLVATVALNFLATLGVSALVFRGAFGFSGTDASVPLYGFVFLVALGVDYNIFLMSRVREESLLHGTREGVLRGLTATGGVITSAGVVLAATFAALAVIPLAFLVQIAFIVAFGVLLDTLVVRSLLVPALVRDIGRTAWWPGRLSREQVREKPPRVPADIA encoded by the coding sequence ATGTCCCCCTCCTCGCGACCGGCCCGCAGGCTGGTACCGCTCCTCCTGCTGGCCGTCTGGCTCGCCTGCGGAGCCGCCCTCGGCCCGTACGCCGGGAGGCTCGGCGAGGTCGCCACCAACGACCAGGCGGCCTTCCTGCCCCGCAGCGCCGAGTCCACGCGGGCCGTCGACGCCCGGGAGGCGTTCCGGCAGGACGAAAGCCTCCCGGCCGTCGTCGTCTGGACCGCCGAGGGCGACGGCGTCGCGGACCCGGCGGTGCGGCGCTCGGCGACCGAGGCGCTCGCCTCGCTCGAGGGAACCCCGGGGACCGCGGGCGCCGCCTCCCCCGCCCTGCCCGCCGAGGACGGCCGGGCGCTCCAGGGCGTCGTCCAGTTGCGGCCCGACCTGGGCGACCGGCTCCCCGACGTCCTGGCGGCGGTGCGCGAGGCGGCGGACCGGGTGCCCGGCACGACGGTCCACATCGCCGGGCCGGCCGCCACGCAGGCCGATCTGTCCGACGCGTTCGCGGGGATCGACGGACTGCTGCTCGGCGTCGCCCTCGCCACCGTGCTGCTGATCCTGCTGCTCGTGTACCGCAGCCTGCTGCTGCCGCTGGTGGTGATCGCCGGCGCGGTCCTCGCCCTGGGCCTGGCCTGCGCCGTCGTCTACGCGCTCGCCGACCGGGACGTGGTGCGGGTCGACGGCCAGGTGCAGGGCATCCTCTCGATCCTGGTCATCGGCGCCGCCACCGACTACGCACTCCTGCTGACGGCCCGCTACCGCGAGGAGCTGGCCGGGGACGCGGACCGGTTCGCAGCCATGCGGGCGGCGCTGCGGCGCTCCGCCGGCCCCGTCGTGGCGAGTGCGGCCACCGTCGCCCTCGGGCTCCTCGCGCTGCTCTTCAGCGATCTGACCAACAACCGGGCCCTCGGGCCGGTCGGTGCCATCGGGATCGTCTGCGCCGTGCTCAGCGCCCTCACCTTCCTGCCGGCCGTACTGGTCCTGCTCGGGCGGGCCGCGTACTGGCCCGCGCGACCCAAGCAGCCGGCCGGCGAAGGCTCTTCGGCCCGGGGCGTCTGGACGCGCGTGGCCGCTCTGGTGGACCGCGCCCCGCGCAAGGTCTGGGCGGCCACACTGGCCGGACTGCTGGCGTGCGCCGCGTTCGCCCCGGGGCTCGTCTCGAAAGGGGTGCCCCTGGACGAGATCTTCGTGAACGACGCGCCGTCCGTCACCGCGCAGGCCGTTCTCGGCGAGCACTTCCCCGGCGGCTCGGGCAACCCGGCCGTCGTCATCGCCGACGCAGGCCGGGTCGGGGACGTGACGGCCGCCGCCGCGGCGACGGACGGTGTGGACTCGGCGGCTCCCGCGACCGCCTCCGGGCGCCCCGGCGCGGGAGAGCCGCTGGTGGCGGACGGGAAGGTCCGCATCGACGTCACCCTCAAGGACGCCGCCGACAGCGACGCGGCCAAGGACACGGTGGTACGGCTGCGCGACGCGGTGCACGCCGTGCCCGGCGCGGACGCCCTCGTCGGCGGATACACGGCGCAGCAGTACGACACCCAGCGGACCGCCGAACGCGACCGCCTGCTCATCGTGCCCGTGGTCCTCGTGGTCATCCTGGCCATCCTGGTCGCACTGCTCCGGTCCGTGCTGGTGCCGGTGCTGCTCGTCGCGACCGTCGCCCTCAACTTCCTCGCGACACTGGGCGTCTCGGCGCTGGTGTTCCGGGGCGCGTTCGGCTTCTCGGGCACCGACGCCTCGGTGCCGCTGTACGGATTCGTGTTCCTGGTGGCCCTCGGCGTGGACTACAACATCTTCCTGATGTCCCGCGTCCGCGAGGAGTCCCTGCTGCACGGGACGCGCGAGGGCGTCCTGCGCGGTCTCACCGCGACCGGCGGGGTCATCACCTCCGCGGGCGTGGTGCTCGCCGCGACCTTCGCCGCGCTCGCCGTGATCCCGCTGGCGTTCCTGGTCCAGATCGCGTTCATCGTCGCCTTCGGGGTCCTGCTCGACACCCTCGTCGTCCGGTCCCTGCTCGTCCCGGCCCTCGTCAGGGACATCGGCCGCACGGCCTGGTGGCCCGGGCGGCTGAGCCGCGAGCAGGTGCGCGAGAAGCCGCCCCGGGTGCCGGCTGACATCGCCTGA
- a CDS encoding BlaI/MecI/CopY family transcriptional regulator: MGNRETAGSLPAGGGRRRGQGELEAQVLSVLRTAPGPVTAAWVQERLPGRLAYTTVMTILSRLRAKNAVTRQREGRSFAWEATADQAGLAALRMRRVLDGERDREAVLTSFVTSLSPEDERVLRELLGHTDDDPEE; the protein is encoded by the coding sequence TTGGGCAACCGTGAAACGGCCGGCTCGCTCCCTGCGGGTGGTGGACGCAGGCGCGGACAGGGCGAGCTCGAGGCGCAGGTGCTGTCGGTGCTGAGGACCGCGCCGGGACCCGTCACCGCCGCCTGGGTGCAGGAGCGCCTGCCCGGGCGGCTCGCCTACACCACCGTCATGACCATCCTGTCCCGGCTGCGGGCCAAGAACGCCGTCACCAGGCAGCGGGAGGGCCGGTCGTTCGCCTGGGAGGCGACCGCCGACCAGGCGGGGCTCGCCGCGCTGCGCATGCGCCGCGTCCTCGACGGGGAACGGGACCGGGAGGCGGTGCTCACCAGCTTCGTCACCTCCCTGTCCCCCGAGGACGAGCGGGTGCTGCGCGAACTGCTCGGCCACACGGACGACGATCCCGAGGAGTGA
- a CDS encoding sporulation protein: MVFKRLLGSIGVGGPAVDTVLAPGAVPPGGSLTGEVRLEGGDTAFEIEHITLEFVARVEAETEETDEGEHEAEVAFERITVGGGFRLDPGARHVVPFAVTVPWETPLTELHGQALGVVLGVRTELGVAGARDKSDLDLLAVRPLPVQEAVLEAFGQLGFGFRSADLEYGHIGGTGQSLPFYQEIELTPPPQHTQAVDEVEVTFLAGPGRVEVVLEAGGRGGLFAGGHDALTRFDVAHEEAGDTDWNARVGTWLHHLLEHRSGPAAHGPHGGDATHGLAHGSGHEDHHHTDRHGHHHGGHHGPGTGAAVAVGAAGLAVGAGIVGAEVVDEIGDALEDEGPDGSDAEGEGEED, encoded by the coding sequence ATGGTGTTCAAGCGACTGCTCGGTTCGATCGGCGTCGGAGGCCCGGCCGTCGACACGGTCCTCGCCCCCGGAGCCGTCCCGCCCGGCGGCAGCCTCACCGGCGAGGTCCGGCTCGAGGGCGGGGACACCGCCTTCGAGATCGAGCACATCACCCTGGAGTTCGTCGCCCGCGTCGAAGCGGAGACCGAGGAGACCGACGAAGGGGAGCATGAGGCGGAGGTCGCCTTCGAGCGGATCACGGTGGGCGGCGGGTTCCGGCTCGACCCGGGCGCGCGGCACGTCGTCCCCTTCGCGGTGACGGTGCCCTGGGAGACGCCGCTGACCGAGCTGCACGGGCAGGCGCTCGGCGTCGTGCTCGGTGTGCGCACGGAGCTCGGCGTGGCCGGCGCCCGGGACAAGAGCGACCTGGACCTGCTGGCCGTGCGGCCGCTCCCGGTGCAGGAAGCGGTCCTGGAGGCGTTCGGGCAACTCGGCTTCGGCTTCCGGTCCGCCGATCTCGAGTACGGGCACATCGGGGGGACGGGGCAGTCGCTGCCCTTCTACCAGGAGATCGAGCTCACCCCGCCCCCGCAGCACACCCAGGCGGTCGACGAGGTCGAGGTGACCTTCCTCGCCGGACCCGGCCGGGTGGAGGTGGTCCTCGAGGCGGGCGGGCGCGGAGGGCTGTTCGCGGGCGGGCACGACGCACTGACCCGCTTCGACGTCGCCCACGAAGAGGCCGGCGACACGGACTGGAACGCCAGGGTCGGCACCTGGCTGCACCATCTGCTGGAGCACCGCTCCGGCCCCGCCGCGCACGGGCCGCACGGGGGCGACGCCACCCACGGCCTGGCCCACGGCAGCGGGCACGAGGACCACCACCACACCGATCGTCACGGCCACCACCACGGCGGGCACCACGGACCCGGCACGGGCGCCGCCGTGGCCGTCGGCGCGGCGGGCCTGGCCGTCGGCGCGGGCATCGTCGGCGCGGAGGTGGTGGACGAGATCGGCGACGCCCTCGAGGACGAGGGCCCGGACGGGAGCGACGCGGAAGGCGAGGGCGAGGAGGACTGA
- a CDS encoding DUF4383 domain-containing protein, with amino-acid sequence MRLRDELPVDHALATVYRVGAALCGAVLLVFGCLGLADGLGFFETDGARVAGLSSNGLLSLISLCVGLLLLGGAVVGGNAASTLNMIVGTSFLLSGFVHLFLLGRPANILDFGMSNVVFSFVMGLLIVTFGMYGRVSGGLPHDNPYWRSRHPEQARREAGVRGPAVGGPLPTRSPRALTAGSARRPEGRR; translated from the coding sequence GTGAGGCTCAGGGACGAACTTCCCGTCGACCACGCTCTCGCCACCGTCTACCGTGTGGGCGCGGCCCTCTGCGGTGCGGTCCTGCTGGTCTTCGGCTGCCTCGGTCTCGCCGACGGGCTCGGGTTCTTCGAGACCGACGGCGCGCGGGTGGCCGGACTGTCCAGCAACGGCCTGCTCAGTCTGATCTCCCTCTGCGTGGGTCTGCTGCTGCTGGGCGGCGCCGTCGTGGGCGGGAACGCCGCGAGCACGCTCAACATGATCGTGGGCACGTCGTTCCTGCTCAGCGGTTTCGTGCACCTGTTCCTGCTCGGCCGTCCCGCCAACATCCTCGACTTCGGCATGTCCAATGTCGTCTTCAGCTTCGTGATGGGCCTGCTGATCGTCACCTTCGGCATGTACGGACGGGTCAGCGGCGGGCTCCCGCACGACAACCCCTACTGGCGCAGCCGCCATCCGGAGCAGGCCCGCCGCGAGGCCGGCGTACGCGGGCCCGCCGTCGGGGGTCCGCTGCCCACCCGCTCGCCGCGTGCCCTCACCGCCGGCTCGGCCCGAAGGCCCGAGGGCCGTCGGTGA
- a CDS encoding PP2C family protein-serine/threonine phosphatase, with amino-acid sequence MDKFAALEQALRGAAPHTLLDVVGAALDERYGTAGVELRLADYGLRSLQAVAPGTGPSEPVPIHGTPEGRVFGSQEPYVTEDGGGRIAVHLPVTVRGDRLGVLTVRMAADAFTEGDLPDLRLACEALGHEILVAERDTDLYVLARRAARLTLAAEMQWQLLPGHACARDEFALGAQLEPAYAIFGDNYDWSVSSDHLTMAVTNGMGDGIEAALLSNLAVNALRNARRAGLGLADQAALADQAVWAHYRGRAYVSVLLLRFAFATGEVEVIDAGSPRLWRLRDREVEPIPFDAQLPLGMFEETVYVPERFTVLPGDRLVFGSDGVYEAVSPAGEYYGLRTLARTLLATSLLPPTQVPGAVLRELAGHRGDKPLDDDALVVCLDWYGRGSGSGGSAGTAD; translated from the coding sequence GTGGACAAGTTCGCTGCCCTCGAGCAGGCCCTGCGCGGTGCCGCTCCCCACACCCTGCTCGACGTGGTGGGCGCCGCTCTCGACGAGCGGTACGGCACCGCCGGGGTGGAGCTCCGGCTGGCCGACTACGGACTGCGCTCTCTGCAGGCCGTGGCCCCCGGAACCGGCCCGTCGGAACCGGTGCCGATCCACGGCACCCCCGAGGGCCGCGTATTCGGCTCCCAGGAGCCGTACGTCACCGAGGACGGCGGCGGCCGGATCGCCGTGCACCTGCCCGTCACCGTGCGCGGTGACCGGCTCGGTGTGCTGACCGTGCGGATGGCCGCGGACGCCTTCACCGAGGGCGACCTCCCGGACCTCCGGCTGGCCTGCGAGGCGCTCGGCCACGAGATCCTCGTCGCGGAGCGCGACACGGACCTGTACGTACTGGCCCGCCGTGCGGCACGGCTGACCCTCGCGGCCGAGATGCAGTGGCAGCTGCTCCCGGGCCACGCCTGCGCCCGCGACGAGTTCGCGCTCGGCGCCCAGCTGGAACCGGCCTACGCGATCTTCGGCGACAACTACGACTGGTCCGTGTCGTCCGACCACCTCACCATGGCCGTCACCAACGGCATGGGAGACGGCATCGAGGCGGCCCTCCTCAGCAATCTCGCCGTCAACGCCCTGCGCAACGCCCGCCGCGCGGGCCTCGGCCTCGCCGACCAGGCCGCCCTCGCCGACCAGGCCGTCTGGGCCCACTACCGGGGCCGGGCGTATGTGTCCGTGCTCCTGCTGCGCTTCGCATTCGCCACGGGTGAGGTCGAGGTCATCGACGCCGGGTCGCCCCGGCTGTGGCGGCTCCGTGACCGGGAGGTGGAGCCGATCCCGTTCGACGCGCAGCTGCCGCTCGGCATGTTCGAGGAGACGGTGTACGTACCGGAGCGGTTCACCGTGCTCCCCGGCGACCGTCTGGTCTTCGGCAGCGACGGCGTCTACGAGGCGGTGTCCCCCGCGGGCGAGTACTACGGCCTGCGGACCCTCGCCCGTACGCTGCTCGCCACGAGCCTGCTCCCGCCCACCCAGGTCCCCGGGGCCGTGCTGCGCGAGCTCGCCGGCCACCGCGGGGACAAGCCCCTCGACGACGACGCGCTCGTGGTCTGCCTCGACTGGTACGGACGGGGGAGTGGTTCCGGCGGCAGTGCGGGCACCGCGGACTGA